The Mobula hypostoma chromosome 16, sMobHyp1.1, whole genome shotgun sequence DNA window actaaaagtcagtgcctacttcgggtcgaTTTATCTGTGTGAAGTTGCATTTTCacaaatgaaaattattaaatctaagtacaggagctatcttactgacagacacctcacagactgtctcagactggctgtctgtagttatgagccaaatttcagggaactagcagaaagtattcagccccagtcatcacactgagtgcaacaggcaatttttattcatttatttttcttgttgaaataaaattaaatgatgaaacttagaattaaaggtgttgtaatgtgagcattataaagataagttaataccaattaggataatggtaatatagcaatactcccgctacggaaagctgtttgtaaacagaggatgtttccagtgttGCAGGGTTTTACTTCTGGTCTTTTCTGTACATGTGTGTATAAGCCCCTCCACCACTTTGGTTTTGCCGTCCCCGATAAGTTGTACCTTTAGACATGAAGTTGTAGAGTGGtccttttcaaagtagaagttactacgtATGACTCACATATGTGCTCTAGGGGTAAAATTTGCTTTTGCATCAAAAGGTTTATCAGGCATAAtgtatttgtgtatttttttttttttcgggacctactgggaaagtctcaaagatcgaccggtcaaTTGCGATTGACTGGTTGGCGATCACTACTCTATGTTATTAGATGCATCATTGATAATTAGCAACAGATCGTATTCATTCAAACAGAATAATAGTCTTGAATCATTCCTGATATTACAGTTTTTGGCTTTATGTTaaatctattatgtttctttttcaGTGGCTACGGAGGTATTCAATTCTAAGAGTCTGGCTGTGCAAGCCCAAAAGAAAATACTTGGCAAGATGGCTTCAAAGTCAATAGCAACAGCATTGATAGATGATACAAGCAGTGATGTTTTGGATGAATTATACAAAGTAAGCAAGGAATACACACAGAGCAAAAAGGAGGCAGAGAAGATCATCAAAAATCTTATCAAGATGGTCATAAAATTGGTGGTTCTCAACAGAAATAACCAGTTCAATGAAGGCGAGGTGTTACTCATGGAAACGTTCAAAAAGAAGGTTCATCAGTTAGCAATGACTATTGTCAGTTTCCACCAAGTTGACTTTACTTTTGATCGTAATGTTTTGTCCAAACTTCTGAATGATTGCAGAGACATGCTTCATCAGATTATTGACCGCCATCTAACAGCTAAGTCACATGGACGTGTCAATCATGTTTTTAATCACTTCGCAGATTGTGAATTCTTGGCTGCCCTTTACAATCCATTTGGACCTTACAAAGCTTCCCTGGAGAAAATATGTAATGGTGTGAACAAAATGTTAGATGATCAAAATATATAACCAATCATTTGCAGCATTTCCCAAATTAAATTGAATATTCTGTCAAACATTAGAAGTTTTCTGAAATGCCGATGGATATTAATGTAAAATGCATTTTGTTTAAAAAagtattttgacttttttttataaaACAATTTTTTCCTACTTCTGTAGCAAAATGCACAAAGTGGCTAAATGTTCCAACATGTTTCTTGTCCAGCAAAGAATGAACTCTTCTTGCTGAACTCCAGCAACTTATCAGATGAGTGGTCTTGGCTTGTGGACTGACACTGAAGAAGAATTTGGATGAATGGGACATTTCCAGCATGCCGAATACTTTTTTCACCTAGTAGACTACAGAAACTGACAGTTGTTCtttcctttttaactatttttaaaatagaacagctgctttttaaaaactgtacattaaaaaaaactggaaaGAAATCTAAGTCCTAGCGTGATACTTACAGATTGTAATGTGAATAGTTCAGGAGTGCAACAGTGTTATAACCAAGGATGGCAAATATCAAATATTTTTTCCCCTGCATATGGTTATGATTTTGTGTTTCAACTGATTACAGTCATTGAATTAATAAAACATTGAACATTAAACACACTGTGTAGTGATGCAATTTGCTCTTCATTTACTTTAAATCTGCAGTTTCATGAATATCAAAGTGGCAAATTTTCACTTATCAATTGTAATTCATGATGGACACaaagttaaagattagctttatttgtcacaatcaCATCGAAACATCAAACATGCAGTTTGCATCAACAAAAAACAGCTatgattctggtgccaacatagtatgcccataatttactaaccctaacttagACATCTTTGTAACATGGGAGGATACCCACTCAGTAACTGGGCGAATGCTCTaattccttatagacagcgttggaaattgaaccccgatcttacagctggcccTGTAAAGCTTTGCACTCACCACAGCACTACTGTGCAGTTAAAATGGCTCAGGCCAACTGCTATTCTTGGGTAAATTATTTGTTCACAGGAAGTCGAAGAGTAAATTTGCACTGAATCTGGAAAAACATAGCCATCCAATTGGGATTTGGTCTTTCTATTTCTAACATAGCCAAGGCATACAACAAATTTGCTTACTATTCATTCTGCAACAAATCAATGTACATGCCTCATATTTGGTCTATTTGAGGTTTTTTGTTTGGAAAATGTAGTAATGAATAATAAAAGTAATTTACAGCTTGCTTGCGTTTCTTTCAAATCTTAACTGTGTTACGCATTTAGTTTTAATGTTGTAAATAGAAAcaattgttttctcaatctgtACAGTCTTAACAactgaggctacatccacactagaccagataattttgaaaatgccggtttcatGTAAAAACgatagcgtccacaccaggcgtttttgaaaatacctccatccacattaaaatgggtattttGGCGAATcgcctcctactgggcatgcgcaggacgccgctacagaaaacaaacaaagagGAAAGGGTATACTTGGTGcccgtttgtccagttacagactagataaacttaaaaggaaattgccgaACAACGGACAGCTGTTGGCCCTCGCGCaagaggacttaaaactgaagaAACAAGTACTAGAGCATatagaggcaaccgacagggagctcacagacagtatgacccggcggacgacgaacattgaaaaactgacacaataccagcctcacagccgctacaatagctacacatacgaaCATACAGACCTctgggtggccccaccaacatcttccccactcccacagaggggtcagcctggaaacatttcctacagccatagtctcttcatcaatgaaagggacaacaggtttttttaaaacatctgactaccccgtacacactacaacgcccaaccggcgttttcagatttatacaCTCTAGAGAGTGTTtcagaaaagctctgttttcgggggaggaaaacaccatttcagtgtggacggagggtcaaaacgaagagaaaaagcttcggttatggatttatccggtctagtgtggacgtagcctgaattTACTGTAGTGAGCCTGCGGAAAGGACACTCTATGAAGTTAACAGGCACACTTCAAAATATGCAGTATATCATCAAGGCTTGACTGCTATAATTATGGACTTGAGTGGGGAAGCAGTTGCAGCTTCCTGTTGGGTCAGCCTTAAAGATGAGTGGCAGAAGAGGTTCAAAGAGGTAAGCGTTTCTAAAATGATTTCAgggttatagagtcacagagaagtacagcacagaaaggcccttcggcccatctagtctatgctggaaccatttaaactgcctactcccaatgacctgccctccataaccctaccatccatgtgcttatctaaacttctcttaaacattgaaatcgagctcacaatgactacttgtgctggcagctcattccacactctcaagaccctctgagtgaagaactttcccctcggtccccttgaacttctcagctttcacccttaagccatgacctctggttatagtcacATCCAagctcagtggtaaaagcctacttgcatttaccctatctatacccctcataattttgtatacctcaatcaaatctctcaatcttctatgttctaaaggatACAGCTGTCatccattcaatctttccttgtaacccaggtcctccagacagggaaacatccttgtaaattgtctctacattctttcaaacttgtttgcatcttccctgtaggtaggtggccaaaactgcacacagtactccaaattaggcctcaccagcaccccatacaacttcaacataacgtcccatctcctgaactaaatacattgattcatgaaggccattgtgccaaaagctttctttacgaccgtATCTTCccatgacgccactttcaatgaattatgtacctgtattcccagatccctttgttctactatactccttaatgccctaccattcactgagtAAGACCTTCCCTGGGTGCTCCTACCAAAGCGCAAAACCTCGGactagtctgcattaaattccatctgccattttgcctGCTGTGCAGATCCGTCTGCAAGCCAcaatagccttcctcactattcACTACAGCCCCATTCTTggagtcatctgcaaaattgttgatccagttgaccacattataatccagatcattgatgtagatgacaaacaacaaaagacccagcactgatccctgtgacacaccactaatcacaagcCTCCCATaaaagaggcaaccctctactaccactccctggcttctcccacaaagccaaagtttaattcaatttactacctcatccaaAGTGCTGAGCGACTGAACTTACTTGACCATCCTCCCATGcgggaacttgtcaaatgccttacagaaGTCCATGTAGATGACTAAGAACCCCTTCCTCACCTTGGTTCCCCCATACCCCAACCTCTCCAATGACTCTCCAATGTCCTCAGAGAACAACCTCAATGAAATTTATTTCAGTGTCTATATCTAATACTGACAGTCTGCTCTGATTGCAGGGTTAATAGATTATCATAGAAAGATAACATAAAAATCCTCAGGGAAAAGTCACATACAAATTCATTCTGAGAACTAATAGTGGGAAAATCAGAAAATGCAAATGAATTAAATAATTATTCTGAATTGGTTTTCTGAATAGAGGATACAAGAAACATAAATTATGTAGCTGTAATTTGTGAATTAGAATTTGGGGAGTATTCCCATCAGCTACTGAATGAAACAAATTGATCAATGGTATACTAAACATTGCTGGAGCTATTGGCTGACACGTCCCAGGGTACCAATGAAGTTCATCCCAGAGTATTAAAAAAAGTGATGAATGAGAAAGTTGATTGGTTGGTTTAGCTTTTGAAAATTCTCTTCCCTAGTGAGAGATTCCATAAAGTGggaaaatactaaaaaaaaattatttattcaAAGAGGGGGAAAGTAGGAAACTACAGGCTAGTTCACCAAATACTAGTCACAAGGCGCATGTCAAGATCTATCTTTAAATAACGTCTAGGAGAACGTTTAGAAAAATTAATCTACCGGGGGAATGTGGCATTTCTGTGTGCCTTCTCTTGCCACCTTGCCACCAGCCTGTGAATGGGTGGAGTTGAGCAGAGCTGGGTAGACCCACTGAGTCAGTGAGGTCAGCTGACACCCACTCTTTCCACACCGGCTGACACTCTCATCATAGCCGTCTCTGTGACCCTTGCCCACACACTTGTCTTTATTCATTTCCGATTTGGAAGCAGTTTGTCAGAACAGAACTCTGTTGTAACCTGGAGACTGCCTATTCTGTCTTCTGGATTCTCCGATCAGTGTCCTCTATGAGGTACCAACTctgtaggtaatttctaagattaACATAAttctaaaaaaaacatttataggATTTTCCTTTGATGTTTACTTTTGCAAGTACCTGCTAAGGACAGACCCAGTTATAGAGTGAGTGAGAGATACAGCATTGCAACAGGACTTTCACCCACTGAGTCCATGTTATCGATCCAATGATATGTAGCTTTGGCCACATAACTGGGGTCCAGAAGAATAAACAACGTATTTGTACAATCAAATGCttcaggttttcctttccagCTTATAGTGACTGTGAAAAATTCAGCCACTACACTAGGTTCCCCACAGTACCTTGGTGTAGGGATATCagtcttttatttttgccttaagtAATATATTCCTGCTGAAGGCACAACTGAAATATTTAATCCATATCACTAATCAGAATCTTCTGTCATTGCTGTCTGTGGAATCTTCATGTCTACAAATTAATTCTCATATTGCAGTAACAGCCAAACTGCAAACTGTATTTGTTATAATATGTCTTTAGACATTCAAAGGACATGAAAGTGTGGTATAAATCAAAGTTCCTTCCTTCTATTCTTTAATCCATAATCTTTCTTTCCCTTGAGCAGAGATACTTCAATAGATGCATTTGTATACACTTTAGAGAATATTTGGGAATTTTCAGTTTGGTAATTAACTGGTTGGTGGTTGTTCCGATAAAGAGTAATTTTCCATTGTGATGGTATTGTGTTTGCAGaccatgaagttctaaactcaaagacCTTAAAACCTAGCCAATTATAGATAGCCAcaggtaccctcactaaagggaggttgtactgtaactacccaatcttcaaagaccaaTAACTTCCCTGTTTAGCTGCGAATACCCACTATTCAAGTAGTGAGTGCCCCCTCTCtacaaggagaagatacttccagctaacaaagtagtttaaaggcatccattagtcttgtgagaccatggatctgtgcctggaaagtcttcactctccagggttcaggcctgggcaaggttgtatggaagaccagcagttgcccatactgcaagtctcccctctccacagcaccaatgttgtccaagggaagggtgttaggacccatacaacttggcaccagtgtcgtcgcagagcaatgtatgattaagtgccttgctcaaggacacaacacgttccctcgtctggggctcaaactcacgaccttcaggtagctagtccaaagCCTTAACTGCTTGGTCACATGCTCAAAGTAGTTTAAACGGCAGTTAATTTATTTTGagtgtttaaatccaaacaacattcttaaaacacatttaaaactcacagttTCTATCTTACAAAATACGATCAAATTACAAATAGCTtagaaaacacaaaggattttcaAAACACTGGTGGAATCTCTATAAGCTAAAATAAACATATTAACGATGCAGACGAACCAGCCCCCCCGTCACAGAAATTAATGGACTCTAGTTCACCCCatgtttctttcatgcttcttgatgttccttatcCCATTCCTAAAGAGCATGAACTGCTGTATACATTTATACAGCTCCTTTGCCACTTAGCTGACTTCACACaggtgatatttcctcagataccctTTTTACACAAACAGTCTAAAAGCTTCTTCAAGACACAGATCCCAGGTACTGTGAAACTAACTTCCCTGCGTACACAAATCTTCCAACTtattaatagatcagttattgatGTGCTACGTGATTAGctcaatctggtctgcaagcgtCCATGAACTAAAGAACTTAGCCAGCATTGTCTGTTTTGGAATAAGCCGAATTAAATAACCTATTGTCTTGAATTGCCCCTCTTGAGCAATAAGACAGGTGCTGTGGTCTAGCAGCCTGTTCGGTTTACAAAGTTGTGAATTTttcaacttcaagctgattattgCGTGCCACTTACATttcaagaactgaagactggttctcatttaCAACCAGAATCAAAACAATGAATATAGTTAGAAGTTTAACTTATGATTATTTGATCTTTATATGTTGCAGCATCTGTGTTAAGAAATCTAAGCTTCAAAAATCAAGAGGACCTCAGGCCCtggaagtgaatatccatcacatcaCTTTCCTTAGTGGCAAATTTCCACTTTGAATGAATGGAATAAAGAATTCTTCTGTAAAGAGCTGGCTTTTTCAGTTCTTCTGTCAAAATCATGGGTAAAGCTAAATGACACTTCAAGTAACTCCAATAGTACGGGCTAACTGGCTAATAAATGAAGCATGTGAGGGCATCTTCTTATCAAAAGTTACACCTAGCTTCTTCCCTCCTTCATTTCAGTGTATAAACTGTAtgtactatggaaaaggataaaaacagacaaaatgggcaagtgcttaactggggaaggactaactatgaagggatgaggcaggaactagcgagagaaaattggaaacagatgttcaaaggTGAAAGctcagaagtaatgtggaggaagtttagggacaacttgtgctgggttcaggataggtttgtcccactgagacaaggaaaaaatggtaggtaaagggaaccgtggctgacaaaacaCATGAGGCAActcatcaagaggaagaaggaagcatatgttagatataagaagcaggaagcaggaggggctcatgagaaatatagggtagccaggaaggagcttaagaaaggacttaggggAGCTctaagggggcatgagaaggccttggcatgtaggattaaggagaaccccaaggcgttctatgagtatgtgaagaacagaaggatgacaagaatgaaggtgaggccgctaaaggataaagaaggcaacatgtgcctggaggtggaggaggttggggaggtcctaaatgaatactttgcttcagtattcacaagtgaagaGGATCTTGACCAGGATGAGGTCAAAATAGatcaggcctgtgtgctggacaatgtggagattaaggaagaagaagtgttggatcttcttaaaaacatcaagattgataaatctccagggccggacgtgatataccccaggttgcagtgggaagtgagggaagagatcgctggagcagtagcaattatctttgaatcctctttggctacagggaggtgccggaggattggagaattacaaatgtagttcccttgttggTGGTCTGCAaattattggaaaggattcttaaggataggatctacgagcatttggagaagtacagtctactcaaggagagtcaacatggccttGTGAAGGGAAGAACTCGCCTCACGAgcttaattgagttttttgaagaggtaacaaaataaGTTGATGAGGGTGGTGTGGTAGATGTTGTATAcatggattttaacaaggcatttgacaaggtccctcatgagagactcattcagaaagtcatgagTCATGGAATCAGTGGaaacttggctgtttggataaaaaagttggtttaaaggaagaaagcagagggtagtagtcgaaggaaagtattctgcctgggggtcggtgactagtggtgtgccacaaggatctgtcctgggacccctgctatttgagatttttatgaatgacctggatgaagaggcggaaggatgggtgagtaagtttgcggaagACACGAACATTGGAGGAGTTGTGGTTGGAGCTgcaggttgtcgaaggttacaagagaatatatatactttactttattgttgtcgaacaattgatactagaatgtacaatcatcacagcaatatttgattctgcgctttacgctccctggagtacaaatcgatagtaaatatttaaaattttaaaaacttaaattataaatcataaatagaaaatagaaaagggaaagtaaggtagtgcaaaaaaaaccgagaggcaggtctggatatttggaaggtatggcccagatccgggtcaggatccgttcagcagtcttatcacagttggaaagaagctgttcccgaatctggccgtatgagtcttcaagctcctgagccttctcccagagggaagagggacaaaaagtgtgttggctgggtgagtcgtgtcctcgattatcctggcagcactgctcccacagtttgcggtgtaaagtgagtccaaggacggaagattggtttgtgtgatatgctgggctgtgttcaatatattctgcagcttcttctggtcttggacaggacaacttccatactaagttgtgatgcaccctagaagaatgctttctatggtgcatctataaaaattagtgagtgttttaggggacaggccaaatttctttagctttctcaggaagtaaaggtgctggtgggccttcttagcaatggactctgcttggttggaccaagtcaggtcatttgtgatattgaccccgaggaacttaaagcttttgacctgttccacttgcacaccaccgatgtaaattgggtcatgcggtccgctactccatctgaagtcaacaaccaattccttcgtcttgctgatgttgagggataggttattgtcttcgtacCATGTCACTAGGTTCTTAATtacctctctgtactcaaactcatcattacccgagatacagcctacaattgttgtgtcattagcaaacttatatattgagttcgatgaaaactgggctacacaatcatgggtgtacagtgagtacagcagggggctgagtacacagccttatggggcaccggtgctcagagtgattgtagaggagagcttgtcccctatttttacagcctgggtcctatctgtgaggaagttgaagatccagctgtagatctgagtgctaaggcccatgTTCCAGATCTTAGGATTCAGTttctttggaatgatggtattaaaggcagagctgtagtcaatgaaaaggagcttacgtatgcatctttattcttcaGGTGTTTGAAGGAGGAATGTCGggtcagagagatggcatctgccgttgacctgttgctccggtaggcgaattgcaaagcatcgaggttgaccggtaggctgtggttgatgtgtgccataaccaattgcttgaagcacttcacagcaattgatgtcagagccacaggtcaatagtcattcaggcatgccaccttgctcttcttcagcactgggattgtcgttgccttcttaaaacatgaggggatcctagactgaagcaaggagtagctgaagatgtcagcaaacaccccagctagctcgcttgcacaggcccggagaacccgtcctgggacgccatctgggcccattgccttccttggatttatcttcaggaagtcccttctaacgtcctcctcggtgacgatgaatctcaatgccaccaggtctggttcatccggagggagcgggacactcctcttctgttcgaatcttgcgtagaatacgttaagttcgtcaggaagagaagcaccacagttattgatatttccggccttttctttgtgcccagtgatctcacttagaccctgccatagtttactggcatccctctggttagcctgggcttccaacttggctcaatattgtctcttggcacccttaatggctttccagagttcacgcctggattctgtgtagcgactggtatccctggacctaaaagccacagccctagccttcaaaagggacttgacctcataattcatccaaggtttccggttagggaatacccggatcgtcttgcgagacacacagtcccttgtgcatttccagataaagtccgtgacagctgaggcatactcatcgaggttagctgccgagtccttgaatattaaccagtccactgattcaaagcagtcaaggAGCACCTCATCGGTTTCCTCCGTCCAAGgtgacaccacttttgacaccgtaacctcccacttcagtttctgtttgtaagccgggaggaggagtacggcctgatggtccaattttccgaagtgaggtcgtgggacggaatgataggcatccttgactgctgtgtagcagtggtcaactatattcgggcctctagtggggcaggagacatgttggtatatagacaggatgcagagttgggcagatcGGGACTACACAGTGGCGTTGTAGCTGAATTCTGagggaaggcagttttttaaaaaaacttcttcaagtgcaagaaggacgagactgtgcAGGCGCATGATATAACAGGACAGCGCagtgagtttaaaaaggagaccaccctatacagcgggcagcggagtgagtggtagcagagtgtagggctttggcttcaatggCTTCAGCGGTAAACAGGAAGAGGCGCTTCTTCCCCCCTGCTTTCGTGAATCAGCCCGGACAGACAGaagaacagcagggctctcacagctaacggcaagagctaatggtttaaaaagttattctgtttggtgaggtaagtgggtgagtagacttatttttcctgtttcattcctgtagaattagatagtatgcctgcagggttagtgctttgttcagagtgtcagatgtgggaatcctgggagacctccagcctccttgatggccacatctgtgacatgtgcaccgagatgcagctcctcagagaccgtgttagggatctggagctgcagcttgatgacctactgcttatcagggaaagtgaagaggtgatagacaggagctacagggaggtagtcatccttaggctacaggggtcagacaactgggtcactgtcaagagagggaagggaaatgcccggacagtggagagcacacctCTGGCTATCCCCCTCAGCaaaaaatatcttgttctggatgctgttgagggggatgacctgacaggggacgcccacggtgactgggtctctggcactgagcctggcgctgttgtgcaggagagaaggcaggaaaagaggaatgcggtagtcacgGGAGATTCCATGGTCAtaggacaggagattctgtgagcctgatagagatacctacatggtgtgttgcctcccaggtgccagggtacaggatgtctcggatcgggtccagaatattctgaagggggagggtgagcagccagttgataggacaaaggaggaggtcctgatgagagatttctgggagttaggaaggaagctgagaagtaggacctccagggtagtaatctcgggattgctacctgtgccacgtgctagtgagggcaagaatagtaggatcaggcagatgaatgcgtggctgagagactggtgcagggggcagggcttcagattcttggatcattgagatctcttctaggggatgtatgacctgttcaaaatggacaggttacacctgaacacgaacaggaccaatatcctggtggggaagtttaatagagctgttagggagggtttaaactaatttggcagggggctgggaaccggaatgatagagcggaggaaggagaaaacagaaataaatctaagatagtgagctgTAAAGATGTcaggagccaataggctggtcctggacttatttcctggcataatttacatattactatttatggttttattactagttaattatttatggtgcaactgtgacaaaaaccaatttcccccgggatcaataaagtatgattaaagtatgactatgactatgaaaaacaggcaggtgatggggcaaatttgtagccattgggataagttgcagtgcaataaagttgcagtgaaataaaagcgaaaagtaccaaatactggtcttaaggtgttatacttaaatgcacgcagcataaggaataaggtggatgatcttgtcatacagctacagattggcaggtatgatattgtggccatcactgagacgtggctaaaggatgca harbors:
- the LOC134357306 gene encoding tumor necrosis factor alpha-induced protein 8-like isoform X2, producing the protein MATEVFNSKSLAVQAQKKILGKMASKSIATALIDDTSSDVLDELYKVSKEYTQSKKEAEKIIKNLIKMVIKLVVLNRNNQFNEGEVLLMETFKKKVHQLAMTIVSFHQVDFTFDRNVLSKLLNDCRDMLHQIIDRHLTAKSHGRVNHVFNHFADCEFLAALYNPFGPYKASLEKICNGVNKMLDDQNI
- the LOC134357306 gene encoding tumor necrosis factor alpha-induced protein 8-like isoform X1; the encoded protein is MDPAADRIKEVATEVFNSKSLAVQAQKKILGKMASKSIATALIDDTSSDVLDELYKVSKEYTQSKKEAEKIIKNLIKMVIKLVVLNRNNQFNEGEVLLMETFKKKVHQLAMTIVSFHQVDFTFDRNVLSKLLNDCRDMLHQIIDRHLTAKSHGRVNHVFNHFADCEFLAALYNPFGPYKASLEKICNGVNKMLDDQNI